The genome window ACAGAAACGGAAGACTATGGGGGCCGGGCCATAGCACAtcaggtttagcacacatggagcaaagcgcaaggacctgcataaggatcctggttccagcccccggctccccacctccagaggagttgcttcacaaacggtgaagtaggtcagcaggtgtctatctttctttctctcccttctctgtctccccatcctctctccatttctctttgtcctattcaacaaagatgacatcaatgacaacagcaataatcatacagcaacaataaacaacaaaggcaacaaaagggaaaaaatagcctccaggagcagtggattcgtagtataggcactgagtctcagcaataaccctggaggcaaaaaaaaaaaaaaaacccaaaatatcaaaaaaaaaaaaaaaagaaagaaagaaagaaagaaaagaaatggaagaccattccttgttcctggattggaagtataaagattattaaaatggtcattctaccaaaagcaacaTTCAATTTCAATGTAATACTTACCAAGttcccaatggcatttttcaaggaaattgaaacaactgtccaaaaatttgtgttgaaacaagcaagcaaataaacaaaaaaccacaaatagcaaagcacttctgagaaaaaaggaaaaatatggaagtATCTCACTCCTCACCTTAAGTTTATATTGCAAAGCAACAGTAACTAAAACACCATAGTACtgcaataaaaatggacactttgatcaatggaacagaattgagagcccagaaatgaggacaCAAATATACTGCTATCTAATATATAGCAAAGGGGCCAAACTGATCCAATGGGgcaaagaaggcctcttcaacaaatggtgctggggaaattggacagctacatgtagaaaagtgaaactagaccactaccAAACACTACACactaaaatcaaatcaaaatctatcaaagacctggatattagaccagaatctctaaaatttatagaatagtcacatcaaagatgtatttggagactcagacCTATGGGCCTGGGAAATTGAAACAAATGCAAATAATTGGAGCTACATGaagctaaaaagcttctgcacatcaaaggcAAATGGCagaaggataaccaggcaacccagtaaatgggaggggATATCTGCATATCATACATCTGATAAGCAGCTGATattaaacatctatacagaattgatacagatctacaaaagaaataaacataataaCCCAATAAGAAGTGggccaaagaaataaataattttctaaatGTGGCCCACAGACATCTGAGAAAATGCTTCATTCatcattaaaaaatgtaaattaatgCTACATGAGATTccattgttttacattcaacagtaaatacaatagtttgtacatgcataacattccccagtttcccatataacaatacaacccccactatgtcatttatcatccttcctggacctgtattctccccacccacccaccccagagtcttttactttggtgcaatacgccaattccatttcaggttctacttgtgttttctttctttcttttttttttttttggcctcaaattttatttaattctgcACTcaatggattttcttttttttttttaaatttatttctttattggggaattaatgttttacattcaacagtaaatacaatagtttgtacatgcataacattccccagtttcccatttaacaatacaaccccactatgtcatttatcgtccttcatgtacctgtattttccccacccacccaccccagagtcttttacttgggggcaatatgccaattccatttcaggttcgacttgtgttttcttttctgatcttgtttttcaacttcggcctgagagtgagatcatcccatattcatccttctgtttctgagttatttcacttaacatgatttgttcaaggtccatccaagatcggctgaaaatggtgaagtcaccattttttacagctgagtagtattccattgtgtatatataccacaacttgctcagccactcatctgttgttggacacctgggttgcttccaggttttggctattacaaattgtgctgccaagaacatatgtgtacacagatctttttgggtggatgtattgggtttcttaggatatacccccaggagtcgaattgcaggatcatagggtaggtccatttctagccttctgagagttctccagactgttctccacagaggctggaccaattgactttcccaccagcagtgtaggagggttcctttgaccccacaccctctccagcatttgctgctgttaccttttctgatgtatgacattctcaaaggagtgtagtggtatctcattgttgtcttgatttgcatttctctaacaatcagagacttggaccatctcacacttgtgagaatggtgtaggggtagatagcataatcgctatgcaaacagactctcatgcctaaggctccgaagtcccaggttcagtcccctgtaccactataagccagagctgactactgctctgttaagagaaaaaaaagaaaagagggggtcgggcggtggcgcagtgggttaagtgcacgtggcgcaaagggcagggaccggcataaggatcccggttcgagccccgggctccccacctgtaggggagtcgcttcacgggcggtgaagcaggtctgcaggtgtctatctttctctccccctctctctgtcttcccctcctctctccatttctctctgtcctatccaacaacaaagcaacgtcaacaatggcaataataacggcaacgaggctgcaacaactagggcaacaaaaagggggaaaaaatggcttccaggagcggtggattcatggtgcaggcaccgagcccagcaataaccctggaggagaaaaaaagaaaaagaaaaaggaaagaaaagaaaagaaaacaggaaatgacCAGTGTTGGTGAGACTGTGAAGAAAGAGGAACTCGGGGACCTGGCGGTACTGCACCCGCgtaagcgcacatggtaagaagcacaaggaccctgcaaggatcccagttggagctccccgctccctacctgtgtgagggggagggtgtcacttcataagtggtgaagcagttctgcaggtgtctttttctccctcctcctctctcaatttctctgtcctatctaataaaatggaataaatggcccctaggagcaaagcaatggattcgtagtgcaggtactgagcctcagctcatgctttttcagttttgtttatttctttgcaaGGTCATGTATTTCTGttccctagattccacatatgaaacgAAACCATTGGGGGAGATGGCGGAGCTGTATATGAAGCCCGGCAACAAGGAGCGCTGCTGGCCTGACCCACCGCAGTTCTCTTAAGGGCTGCAGATGCAGGCTGGCGGATTCCAGTGTACTGCTGCTCACCAAGCTGGTCGCGCCCCGCAGGATGGATCCCCCAGAGCACCTTCAGAAACCTCTCCTGGGCTCTCCCAAGTGGGACCTCCACCTCTTTCAAGTATGGCTTTCAGGCCCCCACCTATGGGGAGTTTTCCTGCTTCCAGTGTGGAGTCCACAGATTTCCCAGTCATTGAGTCTGAGACTGCTGGAAGATGTGCTAACACCTTTGGAACAGGCCTTGGAGGACTGCCGTCCGTGGTCACACAAAGAAGCAGGTATGTGATGACATCAGCTGACTCCTGTGCCTGCTACAGGAACAGTGGGCTGCAGGGAAACGATCAGTGCCTGGAAAGAGGATGGCTCTGTTGGTGCAAGAGCTTTCAAGGCACCAGTGGGATGCAGCAGATGACATCCACCGCTCACTCATGGTTGATCATGTGATTGAGGTCAGTCAGTGGGTGGTAGGAATTAAAAGATTAATTGCGGAAAAGAGAACTCTTGTCTTCAGAAGAAGAAACCAATGAAGAAGAGGCCATGGCTGAAGAAAACCAGAGTGTACCAATTATCTAACAAGCGCCATAATTCTGTGACTTCCTCAGACTCATATCACAACATTTACGCTTTGCATGAAAGGCCTTCTCACTTGACTGCCTCTTATTACAAGACTGTCTGCCCCATTGGGGTCCTTGGCCTGATGCACTCTGGGGAACTGGTCAAAACTAGCCTATAGGGAGCTCACTGTTTACCCATAGCATACACATTTCTGTTTTTCAATCAAAACACCTCATTAgtggaccagaaaaaaaaaaagaaagaaagaaaccattcagtattgtattttttatctttacttattccactaagcataatcaccagaacttccctattctttacccctctaggaatatggaccaaaattctttttggggtgcagaaggtgggagttctagcttctgtaattacttctccactggacatggggattggcaggtcaatccatacccccagcctgtttctatctttccctagagtggCAGGGCTTtgaggaggtgggattccagggcacactgatgaggtcatctgcccagggaagtcaggatggaatcatgatagcatctgcaacttggtggctaaaaggtggcaagatataaagcaagacaaaatgattaataaacaggaacaaaaaagtaggaatagagcagataagaatagagattttagggtggaaagaagtgaggaaatatgttttaggtatgttcctaggagtctatgacttttgtagtttttgcttgagtctgatagctaacatggaggtggacaaaagtattgtttgagaagatggtgtcagagttgagaaaggtgctagaaagttggattagggaagagagtagcttccattcttgaagaaaaatctatgaataaaattaactgtctactccacccacctgacccagggcccatatgtattaatatttagcacaggagcctgtataacctaaCTTGATGTTTCTGGCAACAATCTGTAataacaagtcagtagcagcataacatggcatggCAGCCCTGGTAACGTTGATTTAGCTGAGGTCATTtgagggtttgttttgttttgttttgtttcgtttttctTCACTGGCACTTAACTGCTCTTGGCTGACTTCTTCAGTTAGAAACAGAattacaggggcctggtggtggtgcacctggttaagtgctcactttaaagtgctcaaggatccaggttcaagtccctggttttcacctgcatgagggagcttcacaagtggtgaagcaggtgtctatctcctcctccttctcaatttctctctgtctctatccagtaaaaaaagaaacagagttaCAAATATGAAAAGGAGAGTGGGAAAGACATCATAGCTCTTCCCTCAGTGCCGAGGGTATGTCTGACTCAAAGTTGAGTTGTATGAATGCTAAAGTAAGATGAGTTATCTTGTCAGCCacaatctgtttttattttattattattatttcttatcagcgcactgatcagttctggcttatggtgatatgggggattgaatctgggacttcagagactcaagcataatcattatgctatctatccccaccccacctgacacaatctgtttttaaaagttctaaGGTGGTTCTGATGccaactaaaaatttaaaaacataatttaaagGAACAAAGAGGATACACAAGAGGTGTCCTcatattttcttctaatttttttttcttttaaattgccaATAGGGCttttactggggctctgtgttgcTAGAATGAAGCCAAGGAATCCACTGCCCATAACGGCCATTTACacccttatttatctatttgtttgtttttataggacagagacaaattcagagggggggagatagagagcaagagtgacacctgcagctctgcttcactgcttataaagtttcCATTTTTTCATGTGAGGATAAGGGGCTTccacccagattcttgtgcatggtaatatgtgcactcaactgggtgcaccactgcacagCCCTGGTTTTCATACATGcttttaaataagtatttatttattttatttgataggacagaagggaattttgaagggaagggaagatagagagggagagagacacagagtactgcttcaccactcctaaagattccctcttgcaagtggagactggtgCTTGAGCCCCTATTcatccattctttttaaaaaatatatttatttatttttgttgcccttgttgttatattgttgtagttattgatgttgtcatcgttggataggacagagagaaatggagagaggagggaaagacagaggggagcgaaagatagacacctgcagacctgcttcaccacttgtgaagcgacacccctgcaggtggggagccggggctcaaaccgggatccttgcgccagtccttgtgttttgtgccatgtgcacttaacccactgtgctaccacccgactacctcATCCATTATTAAAACACACACTAAACAACTTTTTTCCCTAGCAGGTAACAAACCAGACTTTAGATGGTTTATTGcttttattagtatttattagTTTCTAATGCCTTTCCCCCCTTTCACGTGATAGAAcatgaacacttttttttctatattttttattggggaattaatgttttacattcaacagtaagtacaatggtttgtacgtgtataacattccccagtttcccatataacaatacaacccccactaggtcctctgaatccttcttgcacctgtattctccccacccacccacccaccccagagtcttactttggtgctataagccaatttcatttcaggttctacttgtgttttcttttctgatcttgtttttcaacttcggcctgagagtgagatcatcccatattcatccttctgtttctgacttatttcacttaacatgatttgttcaaggtccatccaagatcggctgaaaatggtgaagtcaccattttttacagctgagtagtattccattgtgtatatataccacaacttgctcagccactcatctgttgttggacacctgggttgcttccaggttttggttattacaaattgtgctgccaagaacatatgtgtacacagatctttttggatggatatgttggggtccttaggatatacccccaggagaggaattgcaggatcatagggtaggtccatttctagccttttgagagttctccagacagaacATGAACACTTGATTAACATCTCATGTATATTTATGAATACCTATGTAGATATTTCAAGAAATATATTTAACCCCTGGACCTTAGAttattaaaataatcaaataatgATAATTGCACAAAAGATTTGAACACACTAACTAGCAGATAGCAACATCTAATCTGTACAGTTTGTCAAGGTTTTCAGTGAAATGAGAACAGTCACAGTATGAGATCTACACACTTCTCTTTAGCATTTTTGTTAGTGAGTCTATTACTTTCTTATTTCTCAGGCTGTAGATAATTGGATTTAGCAGTGGAATTATAATAGTGTAAAATACAGAGGCTGTCATATCTTGGTCTTCTGATTGTTCAGATCCAGGACGCACATACATGAAGAGAAGGGGACCATAGTACAGAGACACAGATAAGAGATGAGCTCCACAGGTGGAGAAGGCTTTCTTTATGCCTTCTGCAGACTTCTTTCTTAAGATTGTAAAAAGAATAAGTGAATATGAGACAAGGACAATTGTAATGGTGAATACTTGAATTGAGCcagaaaaaataaagactatcAGAATATTAATTGAAGGATCAGTGCAGGAAATCTTAAACAATGGTATGATGTCACAGTAAAAGTGATGTATTATATTCTCAGTACAGAATGTTAATCTGTATGAAAATATTACATGAATTGCAGAATGTATGATCCCACCTACAAATGATGAGACCGACAGCCTGACGCACAGTCTGTTGGTCATAATTACTGGGTAAAGTAAAGGGTTGCAAATGGCCACATAACGGTCATATGCCATGCTTGCCAG of Erinaceus europaeus chromosome 14, mEriEur2.1, whole genome shotgun sequence contains these proteins:
- the LOC103119502 gene encoding olfactory receptor 5H2, giving the protein MEKGNETLLTDFVLTGLSYQQEWQIPLFLVFLVIYLITIVGNLSLIVLIWNDSQLHIPMYLFLGSLAFVDASISSAVIPKMLINFFTKSKMVSFSECMIQFFSFAFSATTECFLLASMAYDRYVAICNPLLYPVIMTNRLCVRLSVSSFVGGIIHSAIHVIFSYRLTFCTENIIHHFYCDIIPLFKISCTDPSINILIVFIFSGSIQVFTITIVLVSYSLILFTILRKKSAEGIKKAFSTCGAHLLSVSLYYGPLLFMYVRPGSEQSEDQDMTASVFYTIIIPLLNPIIYSLRNKKVIDSLTKMLKRSV